The Macaca nemestrina isolate mMacNem1 chromosome 1, mMacNem.hap1, whole genome shotgun sequence genome contains the following window.
TTTTTGAAAACTTGGGTGGCTCTAAAAAGAGCCTTTGGTCTTTGGTTTGTTTGTctgcatttatttgcttttggCTTTGTGGCTTTCAGTTTTCTTTGGTAACAGAACGGCCTGGATGTTAGGCAAAACGCCGCCCTGGGCGATGGTGACTTTGCCCAGCAGCTTGTTCAGTTCCTCGTCGTTGCGGATGGCCAGCTGGAGGTGACGAGGGATGATGCGCGTCTTCTTGTTGTCCCGAGCCGCGTTGCCCGCCAGCTCCAGGATCTCGGCGGTCAGGTACTCGAGG
Protein-coding sequences here:
- the LOC105497788 gene encoding histone H2A type 2-C — encoded protein: MSGRGKQGGKARAKAKSRSSRAGLQFPVGRVHRLLRKGNYAERVGAGAPVYMAAVLEYLTAEILELAGNAARDNKKTRIIPRHLQLAIRNDEELNKLLGKVTIAQGGVLPNIQAVLLPKKTESHKAKSK